One segment of Meleagris gallopavo isolate NT-WF06-2002-E0010 breed Aviagen turkey brand Nicholas breeding stock chromosome 8, Turkey_5.1, whole genome shotgun sequence DNA contains the following:
- the LOC104912074 gene encoding fibroblast growth factor receptor 2-like, which translates to MISWTKDGVPLGPDNRTVIIGEYLQIKDASPRDSGLYACTAIRTLDSDTLYFIVNVTDALSSGDDEDDNDGSEDFVNDSNQMSK; encoded by the exons ATGATCAGTTGGACTAAGGATGGGGTCCCTTTGGGGCCCGACAATAGGACAGTGATTATTGGGGAGTACTTACAAATTAAAGATGCTTCACCCAGAGATTCGGGCCTCTATGCTTGCACTGCTATTAGGACCCTAGACAGTGATACTCTGTACTTCATTGTAAATGTTACAG ATGCTCTTTCTTCTGGGGATGATGAAGATGACAATGATGGGTCTGAGGACTTTGTGAATGACAGCAACCAGATGAGTAAGTAG